The Microtus ochrogaster isolate Prairie Vole_2 unplaced genomic scaffold, MicOch1.0 UNK42, whole genome shotgun sequence genome has a segment encoding these proteins:
- the Klhl13 gene encoding kelch-like protein 13 isoform X5: MDILHRGELVAAILRNRSLVEEEDQHMRLSFGCSEMGFSAHLHSSKAGNTRIFTSNTHSSVVLQGFDQLRLDGLLCDVTLMPGDTDDAYPVHRVMMASASDYFKAMFTGGMKEQELMCIKLHGVSKVGLRKIIDFIYTAKLSLNMDTLQDTLEAASFLQILPVLDFCKVFLISGVNLDNCVEVGRIANTYHLTEVDKYVNSFVLKNFSALLSTGEFLKLPFERLSFALSSNSLKHCSELELFKATCRWLRLEEPRMDCAPKLMKSIRFPLMTPQELLNYVQTVDFMRTDNTCVNLLLEASNYQMMPFMQPVMQSDRTAIRSDTTHLVTLGGVLRQQLVVSKELRMYDEKTQEWKSLAPMDAPRYQHGIAVIGNFLYVVGGQSNYDTKGKTAVDTVFRFDPRYNKWIQVASLNEKRTFFHLSALKGFLYAVGGRNAAGELPTVECYNPRTNEWTYVAKMNEPHYGHAGTVYGGVMYISGGITHDTFQKELMCFDPDTDKWTQKAPMTTVRGLHCMCTVGDRLYVIGGNHFRGTSDYDDVLSCEYYSPILDQWTPIAAMLRGQSDVGVAVFQNKIYVVGGYSWNNRCMVEIVQKYDPEKDEWHKVFDLPESLGGIRACTLTVFPPEETTPSPSRESPLSAP; encoded by the exons GGTTTTGACCAGCTTCGCCTTGATGGACTGCTTTGTGACGTGACCCTGATGCCAGGTGATACAGATGATGCCTACCCTGTGCACAGAGTCATGATGGCATCTGCAAGTGACTACTTCAAAGCTATGTTCACAG GTGGAATGAAAGAACAAGAATTAATGTGCATCAAGCTTCATGGCGTGAGCAAAGTGGGTCTAAGGAAAATTATTGACTTCATCTATACTGCGAAACTCTCTCTCAACATGGACACCCTTCAAGACACGCTGGAAGCTGCCAGCTTTCTTCAGATTCTACCAGTTTTGGACTTCTGTAAAGTGTTCCTCATATCAGGG GTTAACTTGGATAACTGTGTTGAAGTTGGACGCATTGCCAACACCTACCATCTAACAGAAGTGGATAAATATGTCAACAGCTTCgtcttgaagaatttttctgCATTGCTGAGCACCGGGGAGTTCCTGAAACTCCCCTTTGAGCGTCTTTCCTTTGCGCTTTCCAGCAACAGCCTTAAGCATTGCTCTGAACTAGAGCTCTTCAAAGCTACCTGTCGCTGGCTTCGCCTGGAAGAGCCCAGAATGGACTGTGCCCCCAAGTTGATGAAGAGCATCCGATTTCCGCTGATGACACCACAGGAGCTCCTTAATTACGTGCAAACGGTAGATTTCATGAGAACTGACAATACTTGTGTCAACTTGCTTCTGGAAGCCAGCAATTACCAAATGATGCCGTTTATGCAGCCGGTTATGCAGTCAGATAGGACTGCCATTCGGTCTGACACCACTCATTTGGTTACACTCGGTGGAGTCCTGAGACAGCAGCTGGTTGTCAGTAAGGAATTGCGCATGTATGATGAAAAGACCCAGGAGTGGAAATCTCTAGCCCCCATGGATGCCCCAAGATACCAGCATGGCATTGCTGTCATTGGCAATTTTCTCTATGTCGTTGGCGGGCAGAGCAATTAcgacacaaaaggaaaaacggCTGTCGATACGGTGTTTAGATTTGATCCTCGCTACAACAAATGGATACAAGTTGCATCTTTAAATGAGAAGCGCACCTTCTTCCACCTAAGTGCTCTCAAAGGATTTCTGTATGCAGTTGGAGGGCGAAACGCTGCTGGAGAATTGC CTACAGTAGAATGTTACAATCCAAGAACAAACGAATGGACCTATGTTGCCAAAATGAACGAACCTCACTATGGCCATGCTGGAACCGTGTATGGAGGAGTCATGTATATTTCAG GAGGCATTACCCATGACACTTTCCAAAAGGAGCTCATGTGCTTTGACCCTGATACTGACAAGTGGACCCAGAAGGCACCAATGACCACTGTCCGAGGCCTCCACTGCATGTGTACAGTGGGAGATAGGCTCTATGTCATTGGGGGTAACCATTTCCGGGGAACCAGTGATTATGATGATGTCCTGAGCTGTGAATACTACTCACCTATCCTTGACCAGTGGACCCCAATCGCTGCCATGTTAAGAGGGCAGAGTGATGTTGGGGTCGCTGTCTTTCAGAATAAGATCTACGTGGTTGGTGGATATTCGTGGAATAATCGCTGTATGGTTGAGATAGTGCAGAAATATGATCCAGAGAAAGATGAATGGCATAAGGTTTTCGACCTTCCAGAGTCCCTTGGGGGCATTCGAGCTTGTACGCTCACAGTTTTTCCACCTGAGGAAACCACACCCTCACCTTCTAGAGAGTCCCCTCTTTCTGCACCCTGA